The Polynucleobacter sp. MWH-UH35A genomic interval CCCCACAAGAACAGAGGGAGATTGGCTTTCCATGGAGTGAGCAAATGGTGGAGCGCTCACGTCGCTCTGCAGGCGCCACAGTAGCCGCTGCTAAAACTGCCTTACAAGAAGGAATTTCTGCTAACTTAGCTGGCGGCACCCATCATGCCTATCGAGATGCTGGAAGTGGATTTTGCGTATTTAATGATTCGGCGATAGCGGCACGAACACTGCAAAAAGAAGTTAATCCATCTCTCAAAATTGCCATTATTGATCTGGATGTACATCAAGGTAATGGCACTGCATCAATATTGCAAAACGATGATTCCATTTTTACCCTCTCTATTCATGGAGAAAATAATTTTCCATTTAAAAAAGAAGAGAGTGATCTTGATTTGGGTTTGGCGGATGGCTGCAATGATGAAACCTATTTGCACTCCCTAGAGAAATGCCTTGATCAACTTGATGCGAGGTTTAAGCCAGACTGCCTCATCTTTCTAGCTGGTGCTGATCCCCATGAAGGCGATCGACTGGGGAGATTAAAAATCAGCCAAGAGGGAATGCGCCTGCGTGATGAAATGGTGTTTCAGTATGCTCTAGACCGACAGTTGCCTGTCGCCCTTTCAATGGCGGGCGGCTATGGCAAAGAAATTGGATCTACTGTAGAGATTCATTTTCAGACCATCAAAACCGCCCTGCAATTTCAGCAGCAGTATTAATCTTCTTAAAGCCTTACCCCTTCTTTTTAGGTGCATTTTTAGGTGTTGCGAGATTGCTCACATTCTCGACACTCTTCTCAAAATTTGTAAAAGAGTCGGCCATTGCGGCACGAATCAATTCAAAATTTTGTAGTGCGCTATTGAAGGATGTCTTAAATACCGATACATAAGCCTCGCTACCCAGCGGTGCATTATCAGTTGCATCATTCACAAAGTGAATGAGATCAGCCTTGGATTCCTGAATCATGGTCTCTGCAATTTCGGCTAACTCTTTATTACCACTTTTGAGTACTTGCAATAATTGATTGTGATAATGAGATATTTCTTTGGCAGCATCTTGCAAGACTTCTGCATGAACATACTCAAAGGCAGCTTTTGGGTCTTGAGTTTTCATCAGCTCCGATACCCGCTTCTGTATCATTTCGGCCAATTCTTGCGTAGCTTGTTGATTAATCTGCGCAATCGCCTGGGCACTTTCGATTGCTACTCGCCCAGCAGCTTTGGTGGCATCCACAGCTCTTTGTTGCCCCGCCATCGCATTCATATTAAATGGTTTTTTGCTCATATCGACCTTTCAGATGGGTAAAGTCATACACCAATCTACTCCGGTTCAGGCGAGTTTCTATAGAGGAATACCAGTAGATCAATCCCGTCAAATGAAAAGCCCTGACTGTTTCCACCCAGGACTTAGAAGAAATGAGTTACGAACTACTTCTTTTTAGGCAGGCTATTTAAAGTCGCCGCATCATTGAGTTGCTGATCTACTAAATAGAGGGTTCCACCGTAATTAGCTTGAAGATCATATCCGGAGAGGCCTACTGTGTAAAAAGTGATTTCAGGATTGAAAGATCGAATTGTGCCGCCCGAGCCAGCGGAGAAATTCGCATCTACGTCAATCCCCCCTTGATTACCATCAATCGAAGTCAATAAAAATTGATCAATAGCGCCAGGCGTCTTAAAGATTACCACTTGATATTGATTTTGGTAGCCCGCCCCTAGACCTTCACCCGTCTTAAGCGCCTGCATAAAAATTGGATCTTTGCGTCGCTTATCAAACAAGACACCTTCGCCACGGGCAACCACTATCAAAACAATATTCACGTTAGTGGTAGTAAAAACCGCATAGCCAGCAGCCTGATTAATCTCTTTTTGAACTTCTGGCTTTTGTTTAATCAAGGCATCCAGGCCAGTCTTAGACATCTTCAATGTGGCATCACGCTTTTGCATGATTTCTGCGGGAGTGAGCGGCTTGCCGTCTTGACCAGTAGACTGGCATCCCGCCAAAAATGCTGAGGCAAGTATGGAAACTAATATGCACTTAGAAAGCGTATTGAATGGGTTGGTCATTGTAAAAATACTCAAAGAAATTATTGAAAAAGAACTTATGCAACCTGAATAGTCATCGGCATCAAAAACTGGTTTAGGAACGATACATCGGCCTCAGCAGGCTTAGTCAATATATAAGACAAAATACAAGCAGCCAAAATAACAAGCGCGCCCGCTACCAGCGTCCAACTTTTGATATTTGACTTCAATCTAAATCCTCGTATTTATTTTTGCTCTTTCTATTTTAAAGGCATACTAGACCCACTATGAAAGCATCCTTCTGGACTCAATACTGGCACCAAATTGGCGCAACTCAAAGAATGTGCATTGTTGCGTTTGCTGGATTGGGATCTTATTTCTTGCTTCCAGCCAGCCAGAGTGAAGTTGTTCGCTTAGCTCTCTCATGGGTGCTTGCTGGGAGCCTCTACCTCATACTGACATACATCATGATGTACTTCTCCACTGAGGAGAATATTCTTGATCTCTCAAAAAAAGAAGATGATGGCGCACCCATGATCCTGCTCATTATCGTGCTGGCTTCAGTAGCGAGCTTGGTGACCATTGTGATTATTTTTTCAAATATCAGAACACTTCCAGGCAATATAGCAATGCGCCATATTGGGCTGGTGTTAGCGACCTATGTAATTTCTTGGTTGTATGTACACACTGCATTTGCCCTGCACTATGCACATGTCTACTACCAAGAGCTTGAAAAATCGCAAGTTGCACCACTGCAGTTTGCATCTACACCAAGACCAACTTATGTAGACTTTCTGTACTTTTCTATTGTGGTCGGCATGACCTGCCAAACAGCGGACGTCAATATTGCGAGTTCTAGAATTCGGTTTTTGGTCATGATTCAAGGAATGACTGCTTTTGCATTTAACGCATCTTTACTTGCATTAGCCATCAATCTTATTTCAGACATAGTGGCTATGAATTAACCCAGTCACAAAGCAAAAGCCAACCCAAGGGTTGGCTTCGCTACCTAGAAACTAATGCGAGGTGTTTTGTTTAGGTATTGGTTACTTCAAAATAACCAAGGTTGCTGTAGCACGAGCACCCCAGCCTGATGGACCACCCGGTGTGTTACTGACGTAATAAATTGGGCCTGCACCGATAGACAGTGGCACGCCATCAATTACCATCAACTTGGAAACACCCGCATACAGAGGATTTGAAGTGCGACGCGTATCGTAGTTATAAGTCGCCTCCATATTGGCTGAATAAGTCCAAGCATCATGTGTTGTATATGCCAAAAATGGCTCTCCGAACAGATTATTTTGGGTGCCAAATGCTGGATTACCACCCACATTCCAAGATTGGTAGCCTAAAAGACCATAAGTCCAGGGACCATGGCGATTGAGGACCACTGCAGTTACACCTGCGCCAGTTTGCTGGGAACCAAACTTGCCGCTATTGCCCGATGGAGACTGAGCATAGGGGCCAATACCCCAAATCCATGAAGAATTCGTATTGGGAGCATAGAAAGATTCGAGCGTGACACTAGCAATCCCATAACCCGAGTAGGAACGACCTGGAGCATATTCAATACTGGTCTCTCTTACCCCTGCAACAATCGGACGCACAATAAAAGTATCGCCGCCGCCTAAATTAAATGGCATCACCGGCTGAAATAACAGTGTTTGCTCTGAGCCACCTTGATTAAGCCCCACACCACGACTAAATTCGTACTGCAGTGGCACGGAAATCATATTCGCAATTGGATTTGCTAACTTCTTGGCAATGTCTTCTTTATCAACTTCTTTTTTAACTGGGGTTAAAGCACCTGATTGCTCAGCAGCAACAGTCCCAGCCCGTGCCGGAATATCTTGAGCGTATGCAACACCAGATATTGCAGTTACCGACAAAGCGGTGATTAAAAGTCTTGTAAACATGTGGGTATCTTTAATAAGTAAAAATTAGAATTTAAATGTCACTGAGAGCTGTGGGCCCTGCATAGTAGTTTTTTGCAGAACGGCGCCAGACTTCATATCGTAGTAGAGCGCACGATAGGTCAATGAAGCATCAATCAAGCTATTAAAGGTTTTGCCAACACCAGCCGCTACCTGCCATGTCAGATTTGTAGTGCCCCCACCGCTGCCAATATCAGCGTAGGCAGGAATATACCAACTAGAGTCAGCAATACGATAGCGCCCTTTGGCACCAATGATCGGATCGACTGTAGAAGTTTTACTGGAAATCGTTTTTGAGATGTTCGTACCATCTAAGTTGCCATTTAATGTGGCAGTAATATCAATTGCTCGAACACCCAACAATCCATCAACATAAGCATCCTTGCTGTTTACAAAAGTATATGTTGCGGCACCAGTGAGCACGGTTTGTTGCAAAGTAACTTTATCGGCAATATGAGCAGCGCCACCATAAACAGGAACTGATCCAGAGTTTTGCAAGGTTGCCGAAACTAGGTCGCCCATAATGCCCCAGCTTCCATAGTGCGCTTCAGCAGCAATCATGCCGCCAGACTTTAAATCGCTCAGCACGTTACTGGAATTCATGTCCGCAGACTTTGCGAGACTATTGTTAAAGTTTAATGTGCCTTTAATGCCTGGAGCCCACACATAAGGAGTCACTTCAAAGCGCCACCCATCAGAAACTTTTGGGAGCGGCGAGAGACTCTCATCAGCATGAGCCAAACTCATATTTATTAAAGCTGTCGATGCCGTGAAAATTGCTGCCAAAATTTTCTTATTCATAATGATTTTATAAGCTAGGGTTAAGAGGTAAATAATTGATGCTAATTTTGAGTGCCATTATAGACTGCAAGGTCAATTGGGCTGGGCTTAAACGCTAAAAGTTATATGAGATTTTTGCGTAAGTAGACCATTCGTATTGGGGATAGGTTTGGATGACCTGTTTGCTGGCGCCCACAGCAAAAACCCACTGTTTTGCAAAGCGATGGGTCACCATGGCATCAATTGGCACAAACCAGCCCCCTCCGGCTGAGTTATAGACTGCCCCGTTTTCATCCCAAAAACGCAACATCGTGTTTGGAGATAGCTGAAAGCCAATAGTAGGAAAAAGCTGCAACGTACGCATTAATGGAGGCTGATTTGGGTTGGCTGTAAAACTATTGTTTTTTCCATCGAAACCATACATATAACGCACCAGCGGAGAAAAATCCGTTACATGAAGCAAGCTAGTTACCTCTGGAACAAAAGACCACCCTAGTTGAGGGCCCACTGCCCACTGCCCATTATTGCCAAATGGGAATATCACACGACCACCAACCAATGCTCCTAGGGGTTTTAGGAAAGTACGGTCCTGCCCCCAGATAGTGATCAAGGTATTGCCTGCACTGTACTGCCCAGCATTATTGGCAGATGAAATCGAGTTGTAGTTTGATGCGTAAGCAGTATCAAATCGAATACGCCCACGCCAATCACCCGCTTCTAAAGGGTTGTAAAACCGCATCCTAAGAATATTTTGATAGTTATCGCTGCCATCGTAGTTGTGATAACCCCAAAATTCCAGAACCCTACTATCAGTCAGCTGCTGTGAATCATTGTCGAATTTTGAAATCGGAACCAATAAGTCTTCAGCCCAGCTTACTGAAACAAAAAGACTTAAGAGGAGCGATAAAAGTATTTTCATGAAAGGCAATGCCACCCGAAAGTTGCATTTATGACGTTATTTTCTAAATAGAAGCACTATAGCTGAAGGACGCCCTAAGCCATTCATGCGCGCCCAGAAGCCTATTAATGGCTCAACAACCCCAAGAGGTAAGGCGCAAAAGAATGTTTATCTATAAAATCGATCATAAATATCAAATTTATTCATTAGACAAATAAATAAGTGAGGTTCAAAATTCGTACAGTTGCAAAAGTTACTAACGCAATTCATTAACCAACACTAGGAGCACAGTATGTCCATTATCAATACCGCAGTACAACCATTCAAAACTGAAGCATTCCATAACGGCAAGTTCGTCACCGTTACTGATGAAACTCTCAAAGGTCACTGGTCAGTACTGATTTTCATGCCAGCAGCTTTCACTTTTAACTGCCCAACAGAAATCGAAGATGCGGCTGAGAACTATGCTGAATTTCAAAAGCTAGGTGCAGAAGTGTATATCGTGACAACCGATACTCATTTCTCACACAAAGTTTGGCATGAGACATCACCTGCCGTTGGAAAAGCAAAGTTCCCACTCGTTGGCGATCCAACACATACATTGACAAATGCTTTTGGTGTTCACATCCCTGAAGCTGGCTTGGCTTTACGTGGCACATTCATCATTAATCCAGAGGGCGTGATCAAGACTGCAGAGATTCACTCAAACGAAATCGCTCGTGATGTGTCTGAAACATTGCGCAAGCTAAAAGCTGCACAGTACACGGCCGCGCACCCAGGCGAAGTTTGCCCAGCGAAGTGGAAAGAAGGCGCAGCTACATTGACACCATCTCTAGACCTCGTAGGCAAGATCTAAGTTAAAGCCTTAAACAATAGACTCTCTTAAGAGAGTCTATTGGAGAGGACAAGAGCCTGCCCAATAGACTCACCTAAAAATACCAAGGAATTCATCATGCTCGATACCAATATCAAATCTCAGCTAAAGGTGTATTTTGAAAAGATTGTTAGCCCAATCGTTCTCGTAGCTAGCGTGGATGACAGCGATAGCTCAAAGCAAATGCTAGAGCTCTTAAACGAAGTGGCTGAGCAATCTGACAAGATCATTGTCAAAACAGATGGTGCTGCCGAACACAAGCCTAGTTTTACCGTTAGCACGTTAGATCACGAAGCACGCATTACTTTTGCAGGCTTGCCTATGGGTCATGAGATGACCTCATTCATCTTGGCAATCCTGCAAGCGAGTGGCTACCCAGCAAAAGTTGAGCAAGAAATCATTGAGCGCATCACCAAACTTGATGCAAAACTCAACTTCCAGACATTCATTTCCTTGTCATGCCACAACTGCCCTGACGTTGTGCAGGCCTTGAACTTGATGGCAGCCCTCAATCCAAACGTCACTCATGAAATGGTTGACGGCGCCCTTTACCAAGGCTTGGTAGATCAATACCAAATCATGGCCGTACCAACCGTGATTTTGAATGGCGAAGTATTTGGTCAAGGCCGCATGAGTGTTGAAGAGATTGTTGCCAAGCTCGATACTGCCAGCCCCAAGGAGGCGGCTGCAAAGCTCTCCGCTAAAGATCCATTTGATGTGTTAGTGATTGGTGGTGGCCCTGCTGGTTCTGCTGCTGCAATTTATGCCGCACGGAAAGGTATTCGCACCGGTATCGTTGCTGAACGCTTTGGTGGTCAAGTAATGGATACCATGGGTATCGAAAACTTCATCTCTGTAAAAGAGACCGAAGGTCCAAAACTAGTTCAAGCACTTGAGCAGCATGTGAAGAGTTATGAAGTTGACATCATGAACTTGCAGCGCGCTAATGCATTGCGTAAAACCGCAAATGGACTTGAAGTGGAATTGGCTAATGGTGCAGTTTTGAGCAGTAAATCAGTCATCATCAGTACTGGAGCACGTTGGAGAGAAATGAATGTTCCTGGCGAACAGGAATACCGCGGCAAAGGGGTCGCCTACTGCCCCCACTGCGATGGTCCCTTATTTAAAGGCAAGCGTGTAGCTGTAATCGGCGGCGGGAACTCTGGCGTTGAGGCAGCAATTGATTTAGCAGGCATTGTTAGCCATGTCACCTTGATTGAGTTTGATAGCAAACTGCGTGCCGATGCCGTCCTACAGAAGAAAATGGCAAGCCTGCCAAATGTCACCGTCATCATGAGTGCGCTTACCAAAGAAGTATTGGGCGAAGGCGGCAAAGTAAATGGCTTGCGCTATCTTGATCGCATCAATAATACCGAGCATATGATCGCGCTTGAAGGCATCTTTGTACAAATTGGATTATTGCCCAACACCGATTGGCTCAAAGGCACTATTGACCTCTCTAAACATGGTGAAGTGATCGTTGATGCCAAAGGTGAAACCTCATTACCAGGCGTATTTGCCGCCGGTGATTGCACGACAGTTCCATACAAACAAATCATTATTGCAATGGGCGAAGGCGCAAAAGCATCTCTCGGTGCATTTGATTACTTGATTCGCTCATCTGTTGCCGAGCCAGAAGAAGCGGTTGCCGCTTAAGAGTTTCAAGAGCGTCTGTATTAAATCAAAGGGGTCTTAGGACCCCTTTGTTATCAATAAATGAATTACCTGTTATTCAGGCTATCAAGATATAAATTACACTGAATCATCTTTTCGCACTATAAAATTCAAAGGAGTATGAATGAGCTTGATCGACAAATTACAGTGGCGTTATGCAACCAAGAAAATGGATCCTACAAAATCCGTACCTCTAGCAAAGGTAGAGCAAATTCTGGAAGCTATTCGTTTGACTGCTAGCTCTAGTGGTTTACAGCCCTATGAGGTCCTTGTGATTACCAATAAAGCGATTCGCGAAAAAATCAAAGCAATCTCATGGGATCAAACCCAAGTTGTGGATTCTTCTCACCTGCTCGTTTTTGCTGCTTGGGATACTTATACGGCCGACCGGATTAATCATTCATTTGATATGACGGAGAAGTTACGCAACTTCAAGAGCGAGGCTGGTGACATCTATCGCCAAAAGCTTCTCGCCGGATACACCACAAGAGATGCTGAAACCAACTTCAATCATGCTGCAAAGCAAGCATATATTGGCCTTGGTACCGCCCTTATCGCCGCCGCTTACGAACAAGTGGACTCAACACCAATGGAAGGTTTTGATGCTGCTGCTCTAGATGAAATCCTCGACCTCAAGTCAAAAGGATTACGTAGCGTTGTGATGCTACCCCTCGGTTACAGAAAGACAGATGAGGACTGGTTAGTAAACCTGAAAAAAGTAAGAAGGCCCAAGGAAAACTTTATTACTTGGATAGAGTAGATACAAAAGTGCCATGATAAAAGCCAGCCAGCGTGCTGGCTTTTTAACTTACAACCCATGAATACCTCAAATTTCCCATTAACCTCTGTGGGGATTGATCTATATCAACGTATCCGTAGTGGATACTGCTTAAATGTTTCAATCTATTCATCACTACTTCCACTCTAGAAAAGGCGTATCCCATGCACAGCCGATTTAAAACCGCCCTTATTAGCTACCTAACACTGCTGATCTGTTTTAGTCATTCTATCCAAGCGTCTGAACAAGCTGATACCGTTTTTATCAATGGTCAGATTGAAACACTTAATGCAAAACAACCTAAAGCAAGTGCTGTGGCTGTTAAAGATGAAACGTTTATAGCAGTTGGGTCGAATCAAAAAATAAAAGCATTCATAGGGCCCAATACCAAGGTAATTGATCTTCAGAAGAAATTGGCAGTCCCTGGCTTGGTAGATGCGCATACACACCCCATGGAAACCATTTGGCTCAAAGAGACATGGGTTGATGCCCGTTATCCAGGTACACCCTCAGTGAAGCAAGCGCTGTTGAATATTGCCGCACGCGTTAAAACAACACCACAAGATCAATGGATTTATGTTGCTGGGGTCTCTGCTAGTGAAAATAAGTTTGCAGAAAAGCGTCTCCCCACTAAAGCAGAATTAGACCAAGTGGCTCCGAATAACCCAGTCATCATGGCTAATGGTGCGCACATGGCAATTGCTAATAGTGCCGCTCTTGTAAAAATGGGAATCAAAAAAGGGGTAACAAAACTCCGCCATGGAGCCGGCGTACTCGCTGACAAGGATGGCGAACCTAACGGCGTTATCACCGATGGCATGGGTGACATTCCTGGCAGCCCAACCCCGCAAGAAATCGCCCGCTATTACGCAACCGATATTGCTAAATTCTGGAATTCCTATGGTTTCACTTCCGTGATGGCAATCACACCAGCTGCCGCAATACCAGTAATGCAAAGTGTTTCAGTCAGCACCCCCACGCCGAATATTCGCTATACCGCATCAGTATGGGCTGCGCCGAATGGCGAAGGCATGCCAAAAGATTTAAGTGTTTTTGAAATGCCCAGTAAGGCAAATCCCGCCTACTACCGCTTTGCTGCAATCAAAGCATGGGTAGATGGGGAGAATGATTGCAGAACAGGCTTCATGTATGAACCTTATGTTGGCGTACAAGATACTGACCCACCTGGTGGCAAAGGCACCTTGGTCACCAACCAACAATTAGCAAATCAATTTTCCGCCTTAGCAAATCAAAACCAGAAAATTAGTATGCTGCATTGTTCTGGTGATGCAGCAGCCGATATCGGGCTCAATGCATACGAGTTGGTCAGCAAAAATCAAACCAGCAATACCATTAAACGAATAGAGCACTTTGGAATGTTTCAATTAACCCCAGAACAGCTAAAACGGGGCGTAGCACTTAAGAAGAATAATTTTCACCTCTCATCTCAGCCAATTTGGCTATTAGAGTTAGTCAATGCAGATTATGAAAATATGGGCGCCAAAAGATCCAAGACCGGCTACCAATTTAAAACCATGATCAATGCTGGCCTAGAACCAGCTGCAAGTACTGATATGACCGGCATTTACTTGGGCAACATCGATCCATTCAAGGCAATATATGCAACCGTTACAAGACAGTCTGATGCGGGAGTCTTTGAGCCTCAAGAGGCAATCACCGTTCGAGACGCCCTAAGAATGTGGACAATTTGGCCAGCCAAGTCGGTTGGCGAGGATAAGGTCAAGGGCACGATTGAGGTCGGCAAATATGCCGATATGACCATACTTTCTGACAATATTTTTACCATTCCCAAAAGTGCTTTGAAAGATGTCAAAGCGTCAATGACGGTCGTTGGTGGTAGGGTCGTCTACAAAGCTGAGTAATTGCTGAATCAGAAAAGATAAAAGCCACCCGAAGGTGGCTTTTATTTGCAGCAAAATTAACTAACTGGTTAATTAAGCAGAAGCTTTGCGGCTTTTAGCGGCTGGCTTAGCAACAGCGTATTGACCTTGAATGTTAGCCAAAGCAGCATCAACACTTTTCTCAAAGTTAGCGAATGCGTCAGTTGCAGTTGCACGAACCTGGTCGAACTGTTGGAGTGAAGACTCAAATGCAGTTTTGAATGCAGAAACAAATGCCTCAGAACCAGTAGGAGCTGTCTTAGTAGCTTCTTTAACAAACTTAACCAAATCAGCGCGTGCGTCATCGATAGAAGCGTCAACTACTTGAGCAACTTCTTTATTGCCGTTACGAACTACTTGGTTTACTTTAGCTTGGTAAGCAGCAGCGTATTTAGCAGCTTCTTGAGCAGCTTCAGGCTGAGCTAATTTAGCCAATTGTTGTGGATCCTTGATTGCCAACAATTGTGAGCTTGTATCTTGAGCAGCAACTAAAGCATCTTTAGCAGCAGCTTGGTTGATTTCAGCTAATTCTTGAGCGCTTTCAACGGCAACTTGTGCCAAATGTTTAGCGTTTTCGATAGCTTTAGCTTGTGCAGCAGCGAATTGGTCGTTTAATTGAGTTTGAAACATGATGAATCCTTTACATAGTGTTAGAACAAAATTTGTTGCGATGCACCATTGTAAGAGCCCCATTTTCCAA includes:
- a CDS encoding histone deacetylase, with the translated sequence MKAFYTDHFVLPLPAGHRFPMEKYSRLRDLVATLEKVGLVEAPAATDTQILYAHDPSYLIRVIEGKLSPQEQREIGFPWSEQMVERSRRSAGATVAAAKTALQEGISANLAGGTHHAYRDAGSGFCVFNDSAIAARTLQKEVNPSLKIAIIDLDVHQGNGTASILQNDDSIFTLSIHGENNFPFKKEESDLDLGLADGCNDETYLHSLEKCLDQLDARFKPDCLIFLAGADPHEGDRLGRLKISQEGMRLRDEMVFQYALDRQLPVALSMAGGYGKEIGSTVEIHFQTIKTALQFQQQY
- a CDS encoding phasin family protein, producing MSKKPFNMNAMAGQQRAVDATKAAGRVAIESAQAIAQINQQATQELAEMIQKRVSELMKTQDPKAAFEYVHAEVLQDAAKEISHYHNQLLQVLKSGNKELAEIAETMIQESKADLIHFVNDATDNAPLGSEAYVSVFKTSFNSALQNFELIRAAMADSFTNFEKSVENVSNLATPKNAPKKKG
- a CDS encoding DUF1345 domain-containing protein, whose product is MKASFWTQYWHQIGATQRMCIVAFAGLGSYFLLPASQSEVVRLALSWVLAGSLYLILTYIMMYFSTEENILDLSKKEDDGAPMILLIIVLASVASLVTIVIIFSNIRTLPGNIAMRHIGLVLATYVISWLYVHTAFALHYAHVYYQELEKSQVAPLQFASTPRPTYVDFLYFSIVVGMTCQTADVNIASSRIRFLVMIQGMTAFAFNASLLALAINLISDIVAMN
- a CDS encoding transporter, which codes for MFTRLLITALSVTAISGVAYAQDIPARAGTVAAEQSGALTPVKKEVDKEDIAKKLANPIANMISVPLQYEFSRGVGLNQGGSEQTLLFQPVMPFNLGGGDTFIVRPIVAGVRETSIEYAPGRSYSGYGIASVTLESFYAPNTNSSWIWGIGPYAQSPSGNSGKFGSQQTGAGVTAVVLNRHGPWTYGLLGYQSWNVGGNPAFGTQNNLFGEPFLAYTTHDAWTYSANMEATYNYDTRRTSNPLYAGVSKLMVIDGVPLSIGAGPIYYVSNTPGGPSGWGARATATLVILK
- the ahpC gene encoding alkyl hydroperoxide reductase subunit C; its protein translation is MSIINTAVQPFKTEAFHNGKFVTVTDETLKGHWSVLIFMPAAFTFNCPTEIEDAAENYAEFQKLGAEVYIVTTDTHFSHKVWHETSPAVGKAKFPLVGDPTHTLTNAFGVHIPEAGLALRGTFIINPEGVIKTAEIHSNEIARDVSETLRKLKAAQYTAAHPGEVCPAKWKEGAATLTPSLDLVGKI
- the ahpF gene encoding alkyl hydroperoxide reductase subunit F gives rise to the protein MLDTNIKSQLKVYFEKIVSPIVLVASVDDSDSSKQMLELLNEVAEQSDKIIVKTDGAAEHKPSFTVSTLDHEARITFAGLPMGHEMTSFILAILQASGYPAKVEQEIIERITKLDAKLNFQTFISLSCHNCPDVVQALNLMAALNPNVTHEMVDGALYQGLVDQYQIMAVPTVILNGEVFGQGRMSVEEIVAKLDTASPKEAAAKLSAKDPFDVLVIGGGPAGSAAAIYAARKGIRTGIVAERFGGQVMDTMGIENFISVKETEGPKLVQALEQHVKSYEVDIMNLQRANALRKTANGLEVELANGAVLSSKSVIISTGARWREMNVPGEQEYRGKGVAYCPHCDGPLFKGKRVAVIGGGNSGVEAAIDLAGIVSHVTLIEFDSKLRADAVLQKKMASLPNVTVIMSALTKEVLGEGGKVNGLRYLDRINNTEHMIALEGIFVQIGLLPNTDWLKGTIDLSKHGEVIVDAKGETSLPGVFAAGDCTTVPYKQIIIAMGEGAKASLGAFDYLIRSSVAEPEEAVAA
- a CDS encoding NAD(P)H-dependent oxidoreductase, with translation MSLIDKLQWRYATKKMDPTKSVPLAKVEQILEAIRLTASSSGLQPYEVLVITNKAIREKIKAISWDQTQVVDSSHLLVFAAWDTYTADRINHSFDMTEKLRNFKSEAGDIYRQKLLAGYTTRDAETNFNHAAKQAYIGLGTALIAAAYEQVDSTPMEGFDAAALDEILDLKSKGLRSVVMLPLGYRKTDEDWLVNLKKVRRPKENFITWIE
- a CDS encoding amidohydrolase — protein: MHSRFKTALISYLTLLICFSHSIQASEQADTVFINGQIETLNAKQPKASAVAVKDETFIAVGSNQKIKAFIGPNTKVIDLQKKLAVPGLVDAHTHPMETIWLKETWVDARYPGTPSVKQALLNIAARVKTTPQDQWIYVAGVSASENKFAEKRLPTKAELDQVAPNNPVIMANGAHMAIANSAALVKMGIKKGVTKLRHGAGVLADKDGEPNGVITDGMGDIPGSPTPQEIARYYATDIAKFWNSYGFTSVMAITPAAAIPVMQSVSVSTPTPNIRYTASVWAAPNGEGMPKDLSVFEMPSKANPAYYRFAAIKAWVDGENDCRTGFMYEPYVGVQDTDPPGGKGTLVTNQQLANQFSALANQNQKISMLHCSGDAAADIGLNAYELVSKNQTSNTIKRIEHFGMFQLTPEQLKRGVALKKNNFHLSSQPIWLLELVNADYENMGAKRSKTGYQFKTMINAGLEPAASTDMTGIYLGNIDPFKAIYATVTRQSDAGVFEPQEAITVRDALRMWTIWPAKSVGEDKVKGTIEVGKYADMTILSDNIFTIPKSALKDVKASMTVVGGRVVYKAE
- a CDS encoding phasin family protein — translated: MFQTQLNDQFAAAQAKAIENAKHLAQVAVESAQELAEINQAAAKDALVAAQDTSSQLLAIKDPQQLAKLAQPEAAQEAAKYAAAYQAKVNQVVRNGNKEVAQVVDASIDDARADLVKFVKEATKTAPTGSEAFVSAFKTAFESSLQQFDQVRATATDAFANFEKSVDAALANIQGQYAVAKPAAKSRKASA